One region of Candidatus Electrothrix rattekaaiensis genomic DNA includes:
- a CDS encoding LptF/LptG family permease, whose translation MQPDKRELLLSGQPVSLSNSGNLCIHISKSFCNIVNLLKRYILLQFFKNIMMLILSFIAIYLLIDFFEKIDNFMEKGKSMALVGKFFLLSIPFIVEQMGPVCILLAGVVTFGVLNHSNELIALKSCGIPLKKIAAPIIAGGIIATLLLLSLSQFVLPKTVSQTNRIWNKEVKGRVSLGIYRNGRYYYQGNDHFYSFARPDPSQNIFPFFSYSSWNTRYELTALVSSEHASWKNGIWTLKNGQVQYAKGKNIFKTEVFKKRSFNFTETPAHFFIPQYRSDELSLVDLYRDALHQEAPEERTVAWANFYGRISYIFLGLPLLMLGLPMLLMVYRKWGRDLSLAVPVSCGLAFVCWGLWGALQSFAKAGYIPPLAAAISIHIAVGLLGFFLLLREDT comes from the coding sequence TTGCAACCGGACAAAAGAGAACTACTCCTCTCCGGCCAGCCTGTTTCCTTGAGTAACTCCGGCAACCTGTGCATCCATATTTCCAAGAGCTTCTGCAACATTGTGAATCTTCTAAAACGTTATATTCTGCTTCAGTTTTTCAAAAACATCATGATGCTCATCCTGAGCTTCATTGCCATATATCTGCTGATTGATTTCTTTGAAAAGATCGACAATTTTATGGAAAAGGGTAAATCCATGGCCTTGGTCGGCAAGTTCTTCCTGCTCTCCATCCCTTTTATTGTCGAACAGATGGGGCCGGTCTGTATTCTCCTGGCCGGAGTCGTGACCTTTGGTGTGCTGAATCATTCCAACGAACTGATCGCTCTCAAATCCTGCGGTATTCCGCTCAAAAAGATCGCAGCTCCGATCATTGCCGGAGGTATAATAGCAACGTTACTCCTCCTCTCTTTATCCCAATTTGTCCTGCCCAAGACGGTTTCACAGACCAACAGGATTTGGAACAAAGAGGTCAAAGGCAGAGTATCTCTCGGTATCTACCGTAACGGTCGCTACTACTATCAGGGCAATGATCATTTTTACTCCTTTGCCCGACCCGACCCCAGCCAAAACATCTTTCCCTTTTTCTCTTATTCCTCTTGGAACACCCGATACGAGCTAACCGCCTTGGTTTCATCTGAACATGCCTCCTGGAAGAACGGCATCTGGACGTTAAAAAATGGTCAGGTGCAGTATGCCAAGGGGAAAAATATCTTTAAAACTGAAGTTTTCAAAAAACGCAGCTTTAACTTTACCGAAACACCAGCGCATTTTTTTATCCCCCAGTACCGGAGCGACGAACTCTCGCTTGTGGATCTCTACCGGGACGCCCTGCATCAGGAGGCACCGGAAGAACGCACCGTGGCCTGGGCCAATTTTTACGGACGAATTTCCTATATTTTCCTCGGCCTGCCTCTGCTCATGCTCGGTCTGCCCATGCTGCTGATGGTCTACCGGAAATGGGGACGCGACCTCTCGCTGGCTGTGCCGGTCAGCTGCGGCTTGGCCTTTGTCTGCTGGGGACTCTGGGGGGCACTGCAATCGTTTGCCAAAGCCGGGTACATCCCGCCACTTGCAGCGGCGATTTCTATCCATATCGCTGTGGGGCTTCTGGGTTTTTTCTTGCTGCTTAGGGAGGATACCTGA
- a CDS encoding ATPase, with the protein MLLADFGTSYTKLFTMAEDSEPRIVPTRELDPAFMADLATGHNAKRRGRESVNELIALAKGGQRLIAEPDTVLLDCGSRDIKFIRYQGFEVVDMGWNAECGASMGFTIELLESYYNVDYTTVAVPKTGFSVTCGVLGMSNIFDAVVTGSTETEAVAKFVRGIARNAFRFAGSPDRLYLSGGLCDNPLFLGCFPCKVIPLGRFVLLEGLKEHLRSKRGLTRALPATQLLYEVEPFLM; encoded by the coding sequence ATGCTGCTGGCTGATTTTGGAACCTCGTACACCAAGCTTTTCACAATGGCCGAGGATAGCGAGCCGCGTATTGTCCCCACCCGTGAGCTTGACCCCGCATTTATGGCCGATCTTGCCACCGGCCATAACGCCAAACGGCGGGGCAGGGAATCTGTCAATGAGCTGATCGCCTTGGCCAAAGGAGGACAACGCCTGATTGCTGAACCGGATACCGTGCTGCTCGACTGCGGTAGCCGGGATATCAAATTTATTCGTTATCAGGGATTTGAGGTGGTGGATATGGGCTGGAACGCGGAATGCGGTGCTTCAATGGGGTTTACCATTGAATTGCTGGAGAGCTATTACAATGTTGATTATACCACCGTGGCTGTACCGAAAACAGGCTTTTCAGTCACCTGTGGTGTTCTCGGCATGAGTAATATCTTTGATGCCGTGGTCACGGGCAGCACCGAGACTGAGGCTGTGGCAAAATTTGTACGCGGCATTGCACGCAACGCCTTTCGCTTTGCCGGTTCCCCGGACAGGCTCTATCTCTCCGGCGGCCTCTGCGACAATCCGCTTTTTCTCGGCTGCTTTCCCTGCAAGGTCATCCCCTTGGGCAGGTTTGTCCTGCTGGAAGGGTTGAAGGAACATTTGAGGAGCAAAAGAGGGCTAACGCGGGCCTTGCCCGCAACCCAATTACTGTATGAAGTAGAGCCGTTCCTGATGTAA